In one Streptomyces sp. NBC_01288 genomic region, the following are encoded:
- a CDS encoding protein phosphatase 2C domain-containing protein, which translates to MDKRSLLKRFTGRPAEEPDAPEPTGPDAPAAPPPPSSPPDPRHAEAWQTAVPPGPVAPPARDAASAYEVATYRVPEYEVPAYDVPEYVGPGLDGPSATRLDGTRGAESAEQFSDVDREDTRDPRGGPPGQTGVPAERVSRPRHAAPQPGSRESGPGTPAPDSGRVANQWDRIVLGKPAAQVEPKPPPADPYRPDTVFDGWSTPHLTVRLASVRGDQHRFDGRPRQDDVVVAWHEPTATVVFAVADGVSSAAQSHVGAALACRTAVNDLLVQLGEDRQAPDWSRVLQAAAYQLLMRVARGREPDEQHRAEAIRTLATTLVAGTVAPDRSGGMHVTVVRAGDSSAWCLRRGQYAQLLSDGDTASEEIASTAVVALPRLSTRVRPVSYTLPSDSVLLVGTDGFGVPLGDGTGVVGELFGTGLAVPPQQPRALAHLLDFSRETFDDDRTLLAVWPRDRLSGGSR; encoded by the coding sequence GAAGAGCCGGACGCGCCGGAGCCGACGGGTCCGGATGCACCCGCGGCTCCCCCACCGCCGTCGTCACCCCCCGACCCGCGGCACGCCGAGGCATGGCAGACGGCCGTGCCGCCGGGACCCGTGGCACCGCCGGCCCGCGACGCCGCGTCCGCGTACGAGGTCGCCACCTACCGCGTGCCCGAGTACGAGGTTCCGGCCTATGACGTGCCGGAGTACGTCGGCCCCGGCCTCGACGGTCCGTCCGCCACACGGCTCGACGGCACGCGGGGCGCGGAGAGCGCCGAGCAGTTCTCCGACGTGGACCGGGAGGACACGCGCGATCCGCGAGGCGGCCCACCGGGACAGACCGGTGTCCCGGCGGAGCGCGTCTCGCGACCACGGCACGCGGCACCGCAACCGGGTTCGCGGGAATCCGGACCCGGCACACCTGCACCCGACTCCGGGCGGGTGGCGAACCAGTGGGACCGGATCGTGCTGGGCAAACCCGCCGCCCAGGTGGAACCGAAACCGCCACCGGCCGACCCTTACCGGCCCGACACCGTCTTCGACGGATGGTCGACTCCGCACCTGACCGTCCGACTTGCCTCCGTGCGCGGGGACCAGCACCGCTTCGACGGGCGGCCGAGGCAGGACGACGTGGTCGTCGCCTGGCACGAGCCGACCGCCACGGTCGTCTTCGCGGTGGCCGACGGCGTCTCGTCGGCCGCACAGTCACACGTGGGCGCCGCGTTGGCCTGCCGTACGGCGGTCAACGACCTGTTGGTCCAGCTCGGTGAGGACCGGCAGGCCCCGGACTGGTCGCGTGTGCTGCAGGCAGCCGCGTACCAGTTGCTCATGCGCGTGGCGCGCGGCCGGGAGCCGGACGAACAGCACCGGGCGGAGGCGATCAGGACACTGGCGACGACCTTGGTGGCGGGCACCGTCGCACCGGACAGGTCCGGCGGCATGCACGTCACGGTGGTGCGCGCCGGGGACTCCTCGGCGTGGTGCCTGCGGCGGGGCCAGTACGCCCAGTTGCTGAGTGACGGGGACACCGCCTCCGAGGAGATCGCCAGTACCGCGGTGGTCGCGTTGCCGCGGCTGTCCACGCGGGTGCGCCCGGTGTCGTACACGCTGCCCTCGGACAGCGTCCTGCTGGTCGGCACCGACGGTTTCGGTGTCCCGCTCGGCGACGGCACCGGTGTGGTGGGCGAGTTGTTCGGCACGGGGTTGGCGGTGCCTCCGCAGCAGCCCCGCGCTTTGGCCCACCTGCTGGACTTCTCGCGCGAGACGTTCGACGACGATCGCACCCTGCTCGCTGTCTGGCCCCGCGACCGGCTATCCGGCGGAAGCCGGTGA
- a CDS encoding Crp/Fnr family transcriptional regulator — protein MHFQDDGPLGHGPGRTPFWDLLDPAARQVLRAGGQVTAYAAREDLLRQNDFGDHLLVLGCGCIKVTTVSAVGYQAVLALRGPGDLLGEQGGLDGGPRSATLTALVPVRALLIPAAIFRAAARDHPVITGAVHHVLSTRLRDADRQRTSAGADPLAARLAGLLLDLAASHGRRHASGAVEISLPLSQDDFAGLVLGSRRSVSRVLEQWRAEGWVITARTHVTVGNTDALKRVREGGPTGG, from the coding sequence GTGCATTTCCAAGACGACGGGCCACTCGGGCACGGGCCCGGCAGGACTCCGTTCTGGGATCTGCTGGACCCTGCGGCCCGTCAGGTGTTGCGCGCGGGAGGACAGGTCACGGCCTATGCCGCCCGGGAAGACCTGCTCCGCCAGAACGACTTCGGCGATCATCTCCTCGTCCTCGGCTGCGGCTGCATCAAGGTCACCACGGTCTCCGCCGTCGGCTACCAGGCAGTCCTCGCGCTGCGCGGACCCGGTGACCTGCTGGGCGAACAGGGAGGACTGGACGGCGGGCCCCGATCGGCGACGCTCACCGCTCTCGTCCCGGTCCGCGCTCTGCTGATACCCGCCGCGATCTTCCGGGCAGCCGCCCGCGACCACCCCGTCATCACCGGCGCCGTCCACCATGTGCTCTCCACCCGACTGCGGGACGCCGACCGGCAGCGCACCTCGGCGGGCGCGGACCCGCTCGCCGCGCGCCTTGCCGGCCTGCTGCTCGACCTCGCCGCGAGCCACGGCCGACGCCACGCCTCCGGTGCCGTCGAGATCAGCCTGCCGCTGTCCCAGGACGATTTCGCCGGGCTGGTGCTCGGCTCCCGCAGAAGCGTCAGCCGCGTCCTCGAGCAGTGGCGCGCCGAGGGCTGGGTCATCACCGCCCGTACCCATGTGACCGTCGGCAACACCGACGCCCTGAAGCGGGTACGCGAGGGCGGGCCGACCGGCGGATGA
- a CDS encoding MerR family transcriptional regulator, whose amino-acid sequence MEELAEEAGITVRTLRFYRERKLIHPPRREGRIAWYDETHLARLRTISALLERGHTLNGIAELAEAFDHGRNVGELLGLGAPTEETPVRLTPEALADYFGDQATPENFAASLELGYLGTDGGEIVHISRRLLDVTAALVREGIPLADVLSAGRRVRAHTDALAELFTDLVISGGRTAEDLQRLRPLAKSVVQAELSLAMDRRLQKRMDG is encoded by the coding sequence ATGGAGGAACTGGCCGAGGAGGCCGGCATCACGGTGCGCACCCTGCGCTTCTACCGCGAGCGCAAACTCATCCACCCGCCGCGCCGGGAAGGCCGTATCGCCTGGTACGACGAGACGCACCTGGCCCGCCTGCGCACGATCTCGGCGCTCCTGGAGCGCGGCCACACCCTCAACGGCATCGCGGAACTCGCCGAGGCCTTCGACCACGGCCGCAACGTGGGCGAGTTGCTCGGCCTCGGCGCCCCCACCGAGGAGACCCCGGTCCGGCTCACCCCGGAGGCCCTCGCCGACTACTTCGGCGACCAGGCGACCCCGGAGAACTTCGCCGCCTCGCTCGAACTCGGCTACCTCGGCACCGACGGCGGCGAGATCGTCCACATCAGCCGCCGCCTCCTCGACGTCACGGCCGCCCTGGTCCGCGAGGGCATCCCCCTCGCCGACGTCCTCAGCGCGGGCCGCCGCGTCCGCGCACACACGGACGCCCTCGCCGAACTCTTCACCGACCTGGTCATCTCCGGGGGCCGCACGGCGGAGGACCTGCAACGGTTGCGCCCGCTGGCGAAGAGCGTGGTGCAGGCGGAACTCTCCCTCGCGATGGACAGGCGGTTGCAGAAGAGGATGGACGGGTAA
- a CDS encoding flavin-containing monooxygenase: MTEREHVRVAVIGSGFGGLGAAVRLRREGVTDFVVLERADSVGGTWRDNSYPGCACDVPSHLYSFSFAPNADWPRTFSGQEHIRAYLENVADVFRLRPHIRFNSEVKMMTWDAERLRWDIETTAGSYSADLVVSATGPLSDPKIPDVPGLDTFPGKVFHSARWDHDYDLRGKRVAMVGTGASAIQIVPAIQPDVERLTLFQRTPPWVMPRVDRPISAAERAVHRALPFTTQARRGLLWGIRELQTQAFTKRPNELVLVEQLAKKNMARAIKDPALRAKLTPDYRIGCKRILLSRTYYPALAKPNVDVVASGLSEVRGSTVVAADGTTAEVDAIVFGTGFHVTDMSIADRVVGADGRTLAEAWQGGMQALRGSSAAGFPNWMTVIGPNTGLGTSSMILMIESQLNYLADYIRQLDVLGGRVALDARPSAVSAWNRRVQDRMKRTVWNTGGCTSWYMDASGVNTTIWPGTTAEFRKATRRVDLTEYEVVRAKTERKAEVETEVASA; the protein is encoded by the coding sequence ATGACCGAACGCGAGCATGTGCGGGTGGCGGTGATCGGGTCCGGGTTCGGGGGGCTGGGGGCCGCGGTGCGGTTGCGGCGCGAGGGCGTCACCGACTTCGTCGTCCTGGAGCGCGCCGACAGCGTGGGCGGGACCTGGCGGGACAACAGCTATCCCGGCTGCGCCTGCGACGTACCGTCCCATCTGTACTCGTTCTCCTTCGCGCCGAACGCCGACTGGCCGCGCACCTTCTCCGGTCAGGAGCACATCCGTGCCTACCTGGAGAACGTCGCGGACGTCTTCCGGCTCCGGCCGCACATCCGCTTCAACTCCGAGGTCAAGATGATGACTTGGGACGCGGAGCGGCTGCGCTGGGACATCGAGACCACCGCCGGTTCCTACTCCGCCGACCTCGTCGTCTCCGCCACCGGGCCGCTGTCCGACCCCAAGATCCCGGACGTCCCGGGGCTCGACACCTTCCCCGGCAAGGTCTTCCACTCCGCCCGCTGGGACCACGACTACGACCTGCGCGGCAAGCGCGTCGCCATGGTCGGCACCGGCGCCTCCGCGATCCAGATCGTGCCGGCGATCCAGCCCGACGTGGAGCGCCTCACCCTCTTCCAGCGCACCCCGCCCTGGGTCATGCCCCGCGTCGACCGCCCCATCAGCGCCGCCGAACGCGCCGTACACCGCGCGCTGCCCTTCACCACCCAGGCCCGGCGCGGACTCCTGTGGGGCATAAGGGAGTTGCAGACCCAGGCCTTCACCAAGCGGCCCAACGAGCTTGTCCTCGTGGAGCAGTTGGCCAAGAAGAACATGGCCCGCGCTATCAAGGACCCGGCGCTGCGCGCCAAACTGACCCCCGACTACCGCATCGGCTGCAAGCGGATCCTGCTCTCCCGCACCTACTATCCCGCTCTCGCGAAGCCCAATGTCGACGTCGTGGCAAGCGGGTTGAGCGAGGTCCGCGGTTCCACGGTCGTCGCGGCCGACGGCACCACGGCCGAGGTCGACGCGATCGTCTTCGGCACGGGTTTCCACGTCACGGACATGTCGATCGCCGACCGGGTCGTCGGCGCGGACGGGCGCACGCTCGCCGAGGCGTGGCAGGGCGGAATGCAGGCGTTGCGCGGTTCGTCCGCGGCCGGGTTCCCGAACTGGATGACCGTCATCGGGCCCAACACCGGCCTCGGGACCTCCTCCATGATCCTGATGATCGAGTCCCAGCTGAACTATCTCGCCGACTACATACGGCAGTTGGACGTCCTGGGCGGCCGCGTCGCCCTCGACGCCCGGCCGAGCGCGGTGAGCGCGTGGAACCGGCGCGTGCAGGACCGTATGAAGCGCACGGTGTGGAACACGGGCGGCTGCACGAGCTGGTACATGGACGCGTCCGGCGTCAACACCACCATCTGGCCCGGGACCACGGCCGAATTCCGCAAGGCCACCAGGCGAGTCGACCTCACCGAGTACGAGGTGGTTCGGGCGAAGACCGAAAGGAAGGCCGAGGTCGAGACGGAGGTGGCGAGCGCGTGA
- a CDS encoding alpha/beta fold hydrolase: MSRLMHVASGPYAPPVPARELTVTSADGSRLHVEVYGPEDAPAVVLAHGWCCSTAFWAAQIRDLSVDHRVIAYDQRGHGRSPVAVAHGTDALADDLEAVLEETLAPGEKAVIAGHSMGGMAVLAAAGRAGFREHAVAVLLCSTGSSRLVDESLVVPLRAGRMRTRLTRKILGTRAPLGPVTPTARRILKYGTMGPGSAPHMVEACARIVHACPRAVRYAWSRVLDSLDLDGGVGELAVPTAVVVGTADRMTPPVHARALVAALPNCVGITELPGLGHMTPVEAPELVSAKIRELAATYMEFDQVTEGA; this comes from the coding sequence GTGAGCCGTCTCATGCACGTTGCCTCCGGGCCGTACGCCCCGCCCGTCCCCGCCCGCGAACTCACCGTCACCTCGGCCGACGGCTCCCGGCTGCACGTCGAGGTGTACGGCCCCGAGGACGCGCCCGCCGTCGTCCTCGCACACGGCTGGTGCTGCTCCACGGCCTTCTGGGCCGCGCAGATACGGGACCTGTCCGTCGATCACCGCGTCATCGCCTACGACCAGCGGGGGCACGGGCGCAGTCCGGTGGCCGTCGCGCACGGTACCGACGCGCTCGCCGACGACCTGGAAGCCGTACTGGAGGAGACGCTCGCGCCCGGGGAGAAGGCCGTGATCGCGGGGCACTCCATGGGCGGGATGGCCGTGCTGGCGGCGGCCGGGCGGGCGGGGTTCCGGGAGCACGCGGTGGCCGTTCTGCTGTGCAGTACGGGGAGTTCGCGGCTGGTCGACGAGTCGCTCGTGGTGCCGTTGCGGGCCGGGCGGATGCGGACCCGGCTGACCCGGAAGATACTGGGGACGCGGGCACCGCTCGGGCCGGTCACGCCGACCGCGCGGCGGATCCTCAAGTACGGGACGATGGGCCCCGGTTCGGCCCCGCACATGGTCGAGGCGTGTGCGCGGATCGTGCACGCGTGTCCGCGGGCGGTGCGGTACGCGTGGTCGCGGGTGCTTGATTCGCTCGATCTCGACGGCGGCGTAGGGGAGTTGGCCGTGCCTACGGCCGTCGTCGTCGGTACTGCGGACCGGATGACGCCGCCGGTGCACGCGCGGGCGTTGGTCGCCGCCTTGCCCAACTGCGTCGGGATCACCGAACTTCCCGGGCTCGGTCATATGACGCCCGTCGAGGCGCCGGAGTTGGTCAGCGCGAAGATTCGTGAACTGGCCGCCACCTATATGGAGTTCGATCAGGTTACGGAGGGCGCATGA
- a CDS encoding SDR family oxidoreductase, with translation MSNRVSLEGQVAVVTGAARGVGELLARKLSARGAKLALIGLEPDALKQVSERLHTDSGHWYADVTDHEAMARVAAEVKERFGKVDIVVANAGVANGGPFLDSDPVAWRRVIEVNLIGSAVTARAFLPVLMESRGYLLQIASLAAITPAPMMTAYCASKSGVEAYAHSLRAEVGYKGVRVGVGYLSWTDTDMVRGADQDAVMRELRERLPWPSNKTYPLGPAVDRIVAGIERRSSHVYGQWWLRGMQGVRGYLPGVIGSVGQREMRRFGSRLDGMRSGLVGAGGAADEAARAAARAEARATARVTEGD, from the coding sequence ATGAGCAACAGGGTCAGCCTTGAGGGGCAGGTCGCGGTCGTGACCGGGGCCGCGCGGGGTGTCGGTGAGTTGCTCGCCCGCAAACTCTCCGCGCGCGGGGCCAAGTTGGCGCTCATCGGGCTGGAGCCGGACGCGCTGAAGCAGGTCTCCGAGCGGCTGCACACCGACAGCGGTCACTGGTATGCCGACGTCACCGATCACGAGGCGATGGCCCGGGTCGCGGCCGAGGTCAAGGAACGGTTCGGGAAGGTCGACATCGTCGTCGCCAACGCGGGTGTCGCCAACGGTGGGCCCTTCCTCGACTCCGATCCGGTCGCCTGGCGGCGGGTGATCGAGGTCAATCTGATCGGGTCCGCCGTGACCGCGCGGGCGTTCCTCCCCGTGCTGATGGAGAGCCGGGGGTATCTGCTGCAGATCGCCTCGCTGGCCGCGATCACGCCGGCGCCGATGATGACCGCGTACTGCGCGTCCAAGTCCGGCGTCGAGGCGTACGCGCACAGTCTGCGGGCCGAGGTCGGGTACAAGGGGGTGCGGGTCGGGGTCGGGTATCTGTCCTGGACCGACACGGACATGGTGCGGGGGGCTGATCAGGACGCGGTCATGCGGGAGTTGAGGGAGCGGTTGCCCTGGCCGTCCAACAAGACGTATCCGCTGGGGCCGGCCGTGGATCGGATCGTCGCCGGGATCGAGCGGCGGTCCAGCCATGTGTACGGGCAGTGGTGGTTGCGGGGGATGCAGGGGGTGCGGGGGTATCTGCCGGGGGTCATCGGGTCGGTGGGGCAGCGGGAGATGCGGCGGTTCGGGTCTCGGCTGGACGGGATGCGGTCGGGGCTTGTGGGGGCGGGTGGGGCGGCGGACGAAGCGGCGCGGGCCGCTGCGCGGGCTGAGGCGCGGGCTACGGCGCGTGTCACGGAGGGTGACTGA
- a CDS encoding S41 family peptidase, which translates to MSYLRLPHLSGDLLSFVAEDDLWLAPLDGRGRAWRLTVDRTKVGHPRFSPDGRHIAYTTWHSLVPEIHLAPVEGGPGRRLTYWGSADTQVCGWTPDGDILAVASHGEPFSYFTWAHKVPTDGDPGGRLPWGPVSDIQLADVDGERQTLLLTGTPPHEPAAWKRYRGGAMGRLWLHGRRLLADLEGHLHSPMFVDSRIAFLSDHEGIGNLYSCSYDGSDLRRHTDHDAFYARHAAGDGTRVVYQCAGDLWIVDDLSPTSVPRKLDVRLSGPRAGRRTYQVPAAQHVDGISVDETGRASAVVVRGSLYWLTHRDGPARTITDTPGVRVRLPEMLGSGGQVAYVTDADGEDAIEIAYLPRASGEREPRRLASGEVGRVLELVSDAAGERLAIAAHDGRLLLLDATEDSGGTSRTESGGGEVTELIRSINGPVRDLAFSPDGSWLTWSHPGIGRSLRQIKMARIKDRLIVDVTNGRFEDENPVFTRDGRYLAFLSWRGFDPVYDVHTGDLSFPLGCRPYLVPLSSATPSPFALTPEGRPAAGGLDAAEDDDGADGAVTVEVEGLESRVTPFPVAASKYSALYPVSGGGLVWLRWPISGALGETFANPDDTSGRPTLEHFNISKAKKSELVDHLDWFAVSGDGSRLVVVDEDELRAVPSTESGDGDSTVWIDLRRILHEVDPPAEWRQSYEEAGRLIRAYYWDPQMCGIDWTGVLDQYRPLVERVASPDDFADLLREVLGELGTSHAYVTASRRNEGPPHYQRRQGLLGANFVRREGGWTVARILPGESSDSKARSPLAGTGIREGAILTHVDGRPVDELTGPYPLLAGAGGTTVELTFTPAEGEGRARRVAVVPLIDERPLRYQDWVAKRRAVVRELSGGHCGYLHIPDMGGSGWAQFNRDLRLEVSRPALIVDVRGNAGGHISELVVEKLTRTILGWDLTRDAQPVSYASNAPRGPVVALADEATSSDGDMITAAFKLLKLGPVVGQRTWGGVVGMTGRHQLGDGTVITVPMNAAWFDAYGWSVENRGVTPDLEILRTPLDWAEGRHAQLDDAIQLALDLLALHPAATPPDYSAVPDRSRPKLPPRS; encoded by the coding sequence GTGAGCTATCTGCGCCTGCCGCACCTCAGTGGCGACCTCCTGAGCTTCGTGGCCGAGGACGACCTCTGGCTGGCCCCTCTCGACGGCAGGGGCCGCGCCTGGCGGCTCACCGTCGACCGCACGAAGGTCGGCCACCCCCGCTTCTCCCCCGACGGCCGCCACATCGCGTACACGACCTGGCACAGCCTGGTCCCGGAGATCCATCTCGCGCCGGTCGAGGGCGGTCCCGGCCGTCGGCTCACGTACTGGGGCAGCGCCGACACCCAGGTCTGCGGCTGGACCCCGGACGGCGACATCCTCGCCGTCGCCTCGCACGGCGAACCGTTCTCGTACTTCACCTGGGCCCACAAGGTCCCCACCGACGGCGACCCCGGCGGCCGCCTCCCCTGGGGTCCGGTCTCCGACATCCAGCTCGCCGACGTCGACGGCGAACGCCAGACCCTGCTCCTGACCGGCACCCCGCCGCACGAACCGGCCGCCTGGAAGCGCTACCGCGGCGGCGCCATGGGCCGCCTCTGGCTGCACGGCCGCCGCCTGCTCGCCGACCTCGAAGGCCACCTGCACTCCCCGATGTTCGTCGACAGCCGCATCGCCTTCCTCTCCGACCACGAGGGCATCGGCAACCTCTACTCCTGTTCCTACGACGGCTCCGACCTCCGGCGCCACACCGATCACGACGCCTTCTACGCCCGGCACGCGGCCGGCGACGGCACCCGCGTCGTGTACCAGTGCGCCGGCGACCTGTGGATCGTCGACGACCTCTCCCCCACATCGGTCCCCCGCAAGCTGGACGTGCGGTTGAGCGGGCCCCGCGCGGGCCGCCGTACGTACCAGGTCCCCGCCGCCCAGCACGTCGACGGCATCTCGGTCGACGAGACGGGCCGCGCGAGCGCCGTCGTCGTACGCGGCAGCCTGTACTGGCTCACCCACCGCGACGGCCCCGCCCGCACCATCACCGACACCCCCGGCGTACGGGTCCGCCTCCCCGAGATGCTGGGCTCCGGCGGACAGGTCGCCTACGTCACGGACGCGGACGGCGAGGACGCGATCGAGATCGCCTACCTCCCCCGCGCCTCCGGCGAACGCGAGCCCCGCCGACTCGCCTCCGGCGAGGTGGGCCGCGTACTGGAGCTGGTGTCCGACGCTGCGGGCGAGCGCCTCGCGATCGCGGCCCACGACGGACGACTGCTGCTCCTGGACGCCACGGAGGACTCTGGGGGCACCTCCCGGACGGAGTCTGGGGGAGGCGAGGTGACCGAGCTGATCCGCTCGATCAACGGCCCGGTACGGGACTTGGCCTTCTCTCCGGACGGCAGCTGGCTGACCTGGTCCCACCCGGGCATCGGCCGCTCGCTCCGCCAGATCAAGATGGCGCGGATAAAGGACCGTTTGATCGTCGACGTCACCAACGGCCGCTTCGAGGACGAGAATCCGGTCTTCACTCGGGACGGCCGCTACCTCGCCTTCCTCTCCTGGCGCGGCTTCGACCCGGTCTACGACGTCCACACCGGCGACCTGTCCTTCCCGCTCGGCTGCCGTCCGTACCTGGTGCCGCTGTCCTCGGCGACCCCGTCCCCGTTCGCACTGACCCCGGAGGGCAGGCCGGCCGCCGGGGGTCTCGACGCGGCGGAGGACGACGACGGCGCGGACGGCGCGGTGACGGTGGAGGTCGAAGGGCTGGAGAGCAGGGTGACGCCCTTCCCCGTCGCCGCCTCCAAGTACTCGGCGCTGTACCCGGTTTCGGGCGGCGGCCTGGTCTGGCTGCGCTGGCCGATCTCGGGCGCGCTGGGCGAGACCTTCGCCAACCCGGACGACACCAGCGGCCGGCCGACCCTCGAACACTTCAACATCAGCAAGGCGAAGAAGTCCGAACTCGTCGACCACCTCGACTGGTTCGCGGTGAGCGGCGACGGCTCACGGCTGGTGGTAGTCGACGAGGACGAGCTACGAGCGGTCCCTTCCACGGAATCCGGCGACGGCGACTCGACCGTCTGGATCGACCTCCGCCGCATCCTCCACGAGGTGGACCCGCCCGCCGAGTGGCGCCAGTCGTACGAGGAGGCGGGCCGCCTGATCCGCGCGTACTACTGGGACCCGCAGATGTGCGGCATCGACTGGACCGGGGTCCTGGACCAGTACCGCCCGCTGGTCGAACGGGTGGCGTCCCCCGACGACTTCGCGGACCTGCTCCGGGAAGTCCTGGGCGAGTTGGGCACGTCCCACGCCTACGTCACCGCGTCCCGCCGCAACGAGGGCCCACCCCACTACCAGCGCCGCCAGGGCCTGCTGGGCGCCAACTTCGTTCGCAGGGAGGGCGGTTGGACGGTGGCCCGCATCCTCCCCGGCGAGTCCTCCGACTCCAAGGCCCGCTCCCCGCTGGCCGGCACCGGCATCCGCGAGGGCGCGATCCTGACCCACGTGGACGGCCGCCCGGTGGACGAACTCACCGGCCCCTACCCCCTGTTGGCAGGCGCGGGCGGCACAACGGTAGAGCTGACCTTCACCCCGGCGGAAGGCGAAGGCAGGGCCCGCCGAGTAGCCGTAGTCCCCCTCATCGACGAACGCCCCCTCCGCTACCAGGACTGGGTGGCCAAACGCCGGGCGGTGGTACGGGAGTTGAGCGGCGGCCACTGCGGCTACCTCCACATCCCCGACATGGGCGGCTCCGGCTGGGCCCAGTTCAACCGCGACCTGCGCCTTGAGGTGTCCCGCCCGGCCCTCATCGTCGACGTACGCGGCAACGCGGGCGGCCACATCAGCGAGCTGGTGGTCGAGAAACTGACCCGCACGATCCTGGGCTGGGACCTGACCCGCGACGCCCAACCGGTGTCGTACGCGTCAAACGCCCCCAGGGGCCCGGTGGTTGCCCTGGCCGACGAGGCAACCTCCTCGGACGGCGACATGATCACGGCCGCCTTCAAACTCCTCAAACTCGGCCCGGTGGTAGGCCAACGCACCTGGGGCGGAGTGGTCGGCATGACCGGCCGCCACCAACTCGGCGACGGCACGGTGATCACGGTCCCCATGAACGCCGCCTGGTTCGACGCCTACGGCTGGTCGGTGGAAAACCGAGGCGTGACCCCGGACTTGGAGATCCTCCGCACCCCCCTGGACTGGGCAGAGGGGAGACACGCGCAGCTGGACGACGCGATCCAGCTGGCCCTGGACCTCCTCGCCCTCCACCCGGCGGCAACCCCGCCGGACTACAGCGCGGTACCGGACCGCTCCAGGCCGAAACTTCCCCCACGTTCTTGA
- a CDS encoding TetR/AcrR family transcriptional regulator, which translates to MTEVATARRSRITPEREAELYAAVLDLLREVGYDALTMDAVAARTKSSKATLYRQWGGKAELVAKAVRHNKPGASAAAVDTGSLRGDFHALTKRSDDCEMEQNSALMRGLAMAMHGNPDLLKAFREHLVEPEMAEFQTMLRRAIDRGEVRADNPAIEYIVHMMIGGFAARTMIDEQPPTQAFLLSYIDAVVLPALGAPVPTT; encoded by the coding sequence ATGACTGAAGTCGCAACGGCGCGTCGCAGTCGCATCACACCCGAGCGCGAGGCCGAGCTGTACGCCGCCGTGCTCGACCTGCTCCGGGAAGTCGGTTACGACGCCCTGACCATGGACGCCGTGGCGGCCCGCACCAAGTCCAGCAAGGCGACGCTCTACCGCCAGTGGGGCGGCAAGGCCGAGCTGGTGGCCAAAGCGGTGCGGCACAACAAGCCCGGCGCCTCGGCCGCCGCCGTCGACACCGGTTCGCTCAGGGGCGACTTCCACGCCCTCACGAAGCGGTCGGACGACTGCGAGATGGAGCAGAACTCCGCGCTGATGCGGGGCCTGGCCATGGCGATGCACGGCAACCCGGACCTCCTCAAGGCGTTCCGGGAACACCTCGTCGAACCCGAGATGGCGGAGTTCCAGACGATGCTCCGGCGGGCGATCGACCGGGGTGAGGTCCGTGCCGACAATCCGGCGATCGAGTACATCGTGCACATGATGATCGGCGGGTTCGCCGCCCGCACCATGATCGACGAGCAGCCGCCCACCCAGGCCTTCCTGCTGTCGTACATCGACGCCGTGGTGCTCCCCGCACTGGGCGCACCGGTACCCACCACCTGA